One Luteolibacter flavescens genomic region harbors:
- a CDS encoding PQQ-dependent sugar dehydrogenase, translating into MCRISPPTVLLACVLASAAGPLPLRQPNPSLNVPPTPPATSLALVDALPGLTFSGAVCIASPPNSNKLFVCERRGKIWLIPDVAAASPTKLLFLDVAAMLVARGGERLRTNDTEMGLLGMAFHPNHAANGYFYLAYSAGIGSGNNPPLHDRLSQMKVQAGNPDLADTTSEIVYLDQRDEEGNHNGGCIQFGPDGYLYYSMGDEGGQNDKRFNAQLIDKDFFSGIFRIDVDKKPGNLEPNPQPNPAYESTVDAIKRDNGIARYSVPADNPFVGATTFNGLPVAAGHVRSEFWATGLRNPWRFSFDPATGDLWCADVGGFKREEVNKIVKGGNYGWVYREGPFEGPWDDADHPPAPAGFTSIDPVYHYSQSGSGNFVGDCIIGGVVYRGGRVSSLHGKYLFADHGSGNVWSMNLDGTGVTRIFSRGGISSFGVDPSNQDVLIAVESGSQILRIVSQAASSSYPSTLSATGLFSSVADLTPAPGLVPYSVNLPFWSDHAIKRRWFTVPDANATFGWSKDGEWTLPTGSIWVKHFDMEMERGNPTTRKRIETRLLVKNLNGAYGVSYRWNAAGTEASLVGDAGESFNLAVTENGNPAPQTWTIPARGQCMICHTPQAGHALSFNTRQLNLSSDMAGHEGNQLTTLFDQGYLSNRPGSPNLLPRHLRPDEDAYSVEARVRSYLAVNCSYCHQDGGTALGHWDGRPELTLAATGLINSDATNDGGNPANRLVVPGDALHSIVLNRVAGANGFTRMPPLGSSVIDAASVALLTEWIDGELERRRIYADWRAENFEPHDDPVGEENADADGDGVSNHDEFLAGTDPKDGSSSFRPQISMTLPLLSFTLPANRSFQIQTSDDLGTWSVWDSPENQGLPVAGGLMEIAFPAADPQKFFRIQLHEN; encoded by the coding sequence ATGTGCCGGATCTCCCCCCCGACGGTGCTGCTAGCTTGCGTCCTCGCGTCCGCGGCGGGTCCGCTGCCGCTGCGTCAGCCAAATCCCTCCCTCAATGTCCCGCCCACCCCGCCTGCGACCAGCCTCGCACTGGTGGATGCCTTGCCCGGGCTGACCTTCAGCGGAGCGGTGTGCATCGCCTCGCCGCCAAATAGCAACAAGCTCTTCGTCTGCGAGCGGAGGGGAAAAATCTGGCTCATCCCGGATGTCGCCGCGGCCTCGCCCACCAAGCTGCTCTTCCTCGATGTGGCCGCCATGCTCGTCGCGAGAGGCGGGGAAAGACTCCGCACGAACGACACCGAAATGGGCCTGCTCGGAATGGCCTTTCATCCGAACCACGCTGCCAACGGCTATTTCTATCTGGCCTACAGCGCCGGCATCGGCAGCGGGAACAATCCCCCGCTCCACGACCGCCTTTCGCAGATGAAGGTGCAGGCAGGCAATCCCGACCTCGCCGATACCACCAGCGAAATCGTCTATCTCGACCAACGCGACGAGGAAGGAAACCACAACGGTGGCTGCATCCAATTCGGCCCCGATGGCTACCTCTACTACAGCATGGGCGACGAGGGAGGGCAGAACGACAAGCGCTTCAATGCCCAGCTCATCGACAAGGACTTCTTCTCCGGGATCTTCCGCATCGACGTGGACAAGAAGCCGGGAAACCTGGAACCGAATCCCCAGCCAAATCCCGCCTACGAATCGACCGTGGATGCGATCAAGCGGGACAATGGCATCGCACGCTACTCGGTGCCGGCGGACAACCCCTTCGTGGGTGCGACCACTTTCAATGGCCTACCGGTCGCGGCGGGTCATGTCCGCAGCGAGTTCTGGGCGACCGGTCTCCGCAATCCGTGGCGCTTCTCCTTCGATCCCGCGACGGGCGATCTCTGGTGCGCCGACGTGGGCGGCTTCAAGCGCGAGGAGGTGAACAAGATCGTGAAGGGCGGCAACTACGGCTGGGTTTATCGCGAAGGGCCCTTCGAGGGACCGTGGGACGACGCCGACCACCCGCCCGCGCCAGCGGGCTTCACCTCCATCGATCCGGTCTATCACTACTCCCAGAGCGGCTCCGGGAACTTCGTCGGCGACTGCATCATCGGCGGCGTGGTCTATCGCGGAGGCCGGGTGAGCTCGCTGCATGGCAAATACCTCTTCGCCGACCACGGCTCCGGCAACGTGTGGTCGATGAACCTCGACGGCACCGGGGTGACGCGGATCTTCAGCCGCGGTGGCATCTCTTCCTTTGGCGTCGATCCGTCGAATCAAGACGTCCTCATCGCCGTGGAGAGCGGCAGCCAGATCCTCCGTATCGTTTCGCAGGCCGCTTCCAGCAGCTATCCGTCCACGCTCTCGGCGACGGGACTCTTCAGCAGTGTGGCAGACCTCACGCCAGCGCCGGGACTCGTGCCTTACTCGGTGAATCTCCCCTTCTGGAGCGACCATGCGATCAAGCGCCGCTGGTTCACCGTGCCGGATGCGAATGCCACCTTCGGTTGGTCAAAGGACGGCGAGTGGACGCTGCCAACCGGCAGCATCTGGGTGAAGCACTTCGATATGGAAATGGAGCGCGGCAATCCAACCACCAGAAAGCGCATCGAGACGCGGCTGCTTGTGAAGAACCTGAACGGAGCCTACGGCGTCAGCTACCGGTGGAATGCCGCGGGCACGGAAGCATCGCTCGTCGGTGACGCGGGTGAGAGCTTCAATCTCGCCGTGACGGAGAATGGCAACCCGGCTCCGCAGACGTGGACCATCCCCGCGCGAGGCCAATGCATGATTTGCCACACGCCGCAGGCCGGGCACGCGCTGTCCTTCAATACCCGTCAGCTCAATCTCAGCAGCGACATGGCGGGCCACGAAGGCAACCAGCTCACGACTCTCTTCGACCAGGGCTATCTCTCTAACAGACCGGGCTCGCCCAATCTCCTGCCGCGTCACTTGCGGCCGGACGAAGATGCCTACTCCGTGGAGGCGCGCGTGCGCTCTTATCTCGCGGTGAATTGCTCGTATTGTCATCAGGATGGCGGCACCGCGCTCGGTCACTGGGACGGTCGCCCCGAACTCACGCTGGCGGCGACCGGCCTCATCAATTCCGACGCCACGAACGACGGCGGCAATCCCGCGAACAGACTCGTGGTGCCGGGCGATGCTCTGCACTCGATCGTGCTCAATCGTGTGGCCGGGGCCAATGGCTTCACCCGCATGCCGCCGCTGGGCAGCAGCGTGATCGATGCGGCCAGCGTCGCGCTTCTCACCGAGTGGATCGATGGCGAACTGGAGCGACGACGAATCTACGCCGACTGGCGCGCGGAGAATTTCGAGCCTCACGATGACCCCGTCGGTGAAGAGAATGCGGACGCGGATGGCGACGGCGTCTCGAACCACGACGAATTCCTCGCCGGGACAGATCCGAAGGACGGCAGCAGCAGCTTCCGCCCCCAGATCTCCATGACACTGCCTCTTCTGAGCTTCACACTTCCGGCGAACCGCTCATTCCAAATCCAGACCTCGGACGATCTCGGCACCTGGTCCGTGTGGGACAGCCCGGAAAATCAGGGGCTGCCGGTGGCGGGCGGCTTGATGGAGATCGCCTTCCCTGCCGCGGATCCGCAGAAGTTTTTTCGCATCCAGCTCCACGAAAACTGA
- a CDS encoding aldo/keto reductase: MYSADPTRYDGRMPFRRCGDSGLLLPEISLGCWHNFGHVDDQHEARAILRRAFDRGVTHFDLANNYGPPAGSAEENVGRILSEDFAAHRDELIISSKAGHQMWDGPYGEWGSRKHVLSSLDQSLKRLRLDYVDIFYSHRPDKETRLEETMSALATAVNSGRALYVGLSKYPLKMLKKAVKLLKDMGVPCLIYQPPYSILNRWPETEGIHDWLEEKGIGSIVFSPLAQGMLTGKYVNGIPEGSRAARSEGFLQSSQVDAQIEKIRALHRFAEDREMSLQHLALRWVLSQSAVTSAIIGARTVAQLDDSLNALHASPLDEEALEIIDAIAPKVKQDEAEG; encoded by the coding sequence ATGTACTCCGCCGATCCCACCCGCTATGATGGCCGCATGCCTTTCCGCCGCTGCGGCGATTCCGGACTGCTGCTGCCCGAGATCTCGCTCGGTTGCTGGCACAATTTCGGCCACGTCGATGACCAGCACGAGGCTCGCGCCATCCTGCGCCGCGCTTTCGACCGCGGCGTGACCCACTTCGACCTCGCGAACAACTACGGTCCGCCAGCCGGAAGCGCGGAGGAGAATGTGGGACGCATCCTTTCGGAGGACTTCGCCGCGCATCGTGACGAGCTGATCATTTCCTCGAAGGCCGGGCACCAGATGTGGGACGGTCCGTATGGCGAGTGGGGCTCGCGCAAGCACGTCCTCTCGTCGCTCGACCAATCGCTGAAGCGCCTGCGCCTCGACTACGTGGACATCTTCTACTCGCATCGCCCGGACAAGGAGACGCGGCTGGAGGAGACCATGTCCGCGTTGGCGACCGCGGTGAATTCCGGCCGCGCGCTCTACGTGGGACTCTCGAAGTATCCGCTGAAGATGCTGAAGAAGGCGGTGAAGCTGCTCAAGGACATGGGCGTCCCCTGCCTGATCTACCAGCCGCCATATTCCATCCTCAACCGCTGGCCGGAGACCGAGGGCATCCATGATTGGCTGGAGGAAAAGGGCATCGGCTCGATCGTCTTCAGCCCGCTCGCCCAAGGCATGCTCACGGGCAAGTATGTGAATGGCATCCCCGAAGGCTCGCGCGCCGCACGCTCGGAAGGCTTCCTCCAGTCGTCGCAGGTGGATGCGCAGATCGAGAAGATCCGCGCGCTGCATCGCTTCGCCGAGGATCGCGAAATGAGTCTCCAGCACCTCGCGCTCCGCTGGGTGCTCAGCCAGAGCGCCGTGACCTCCGCCATCATCGGTGCCCGCACCGTGGCGCAACTCGATGACTCGCTGAACGCACTCCATGCCTCCCCGCTCGACGAGGAAGCATTGGAAATCATCGACGCGATCGCTCCCAAGGTGAAGCAGGACGAAGCGGAAGGCTGA
- a CDS encoding SDR family NAD(P)-dependent oxidoreductase encodes MSLTRYSCALVTGASAGIGAEFARQLAPRCETLVIIARRAERLVELAGELEDRHPGLRVMPIEADLTDANARLQVVGHLLSKGLVPDLLVNNAGMGDYGEFVTSDWLKVEAMLRLNVEALTHLTHALLPSMIERKRGSILNVSSLASIVPIPDFAVYAATKAYVSSFSEALRIEVRDHGIRVMALCPGPVHTEFGEVAGRQPGTDFGAREWFYVPQEQVVREGIAGLENDSPRVYPGWKVAAAAVGISLLPLAIIRIVMATRPRR; translated from the coding sequence GTGTCTCTGACCCGTTACTCCTGTGCCCTGGTGACCGGCGCTTCCGCCGGCATCGGGGCCGAGTTCGCCCGCCAGCTCGCACCCCGCTGCGAGACGCTGGTGATCATCGCCCGTCGTGCGGAGCGTTTGGTCGAGCTGGCCGGTGAGCTTGAAGACCGGCATCCCGGTCTCCGGGTGATGCCGATCGAGGCTGACCTGACGGATGCCAATGCGCGTCTCCAGGTGGTGGGCCACCTGTTGTCAAAGGGGCTCGTTCCGGACCTGCTGGTGAACAATGCCGGCATGGGCGACTACGGTGAATTCGTCACCTCGGACTGGCTGAAGGTTGAGGCGATGCTCCGGCTGAATGTCGAGGCGCTGACCCATCTGACGCACGCGCTCCTGCCCTCGATGATCGAGCGGAAACGCGGATCCATCCTGAATGTCAGCTCGTTGGCAAGCATCGTGCCGATCCCGGACTTCGCGGTCTATGCGGCGACGAAGGCGTATGTGAGCAGCTTTTCCGAGGCGCTTCGGATCGAGGTCCGCGACCATGGCATCCGCGTGATGGCGCTGTGCCCCGGCCCGGTGCATACCGAATTCGGTGAGGTGGCAGGCCGCCAGCCCGGCACGGACTTCGGTGCGCGCGAGTGGTTCTACGTTCCCCAGGAGCAGGTGGTCCGGGAAGGGATCGCCGGTCTGGAGAATGATAGCCCGCGCGTCTATCCCGGATGGAAGGTGGCGGCTGCGGCCGTCGGCATTTCCCTGCTCCCGCTGGCAATCATCCGCATTGTCATGGCCACGCGGCCACGGAGGTGA
- a CDS encoding DUF6941 family protein, whose amino-acid sequence MDIQIATLCDFAADYNGKLVISGTFDTLAARQLPVVHPSCSLALRFCFTPEDSGRHKLSINIINEDGEALDPKNMPIEPEFEVQLPPGVPFLTRNVILNLQGLQFPKGGIYSVDLGCDGELLMRLPLRIVQVQAQPQGEPVA is encoded by the coding sequence ATGGATATCCAAATTGCCACCCTTTGCGACTTCGCCGCTGACTACAACGGCAAGCTCGTCATCTCCGGCACCTTCGACACTCTCGCCGCCCGCCAGCTTCCGGTCGTGCATCCGAGCTGCAGCCTCGCTCTCCGCTTCTGCTTCACCCCCGAGGACTCCGGCCGCCACAAGCTTTCCATCAATATCATCAACGAGGACGGCGAAGCCCTCGACCCGAAGAACATGCCCATCGAGCCCGAGTTCGAAGTGCAGCTTCCCCCGGGCGTTCCTTTCCTGACCCGCAACGTGATCCTGAACCTCCAGGGCCTCCAGTTCCCGAAGGGTGGCATCTACTCGGTCGATCTCGGCTGCGACGGCGAGCTGCTCATGCGCCTGCCGCTCCGCATCGTCCAGGTCCAGGCCCAGCCGCAGGGTGAACCCGTTGCCTAA
- a CDS encoding VOC family protein has protein sequence MSQRGLLHHMIINVRDVARSSPFYTAMFRYLGYELGDSSYGADYGFEDWKRWDLDTPHEISICQVRDPLKRVPHQRGALGHHCHIAFCAESREDVDRFHREVLVPLAEKGLCTIEDAPCDCPEYNEGYYATFFTDPDGLKFEFVINPNHLIKKAARDSAAG, from the coding sequence ATGTCCCAAAGAGGCCTTCTCCACCACATGATCATCAATGTGAGGGACGTGGCGCGCTCGTCGCCTTTCTATACGGCGATGTTCCGCTATCTGGGCTATGAGCTGGGCGATAGCAGCTATGGTGCAGACTACGGCTTCGAGGACTGGAAGAGGTGGGATCTCGACACGCCCCACGAAATCAGCATCTGTCAGGTTCGCGATCCCTTGAAAAGAGTGCCGCACCAGCGCGGAGCCCTCGGGCACCACTGCCACATCGCCTTCTGTGCGGAAAGCCGGGAAGACGTGGACCGCTTCCACCGTGAGGTACTCGTTCCACTCGCGGAAAAGGGGCTGTGCACCATCGAAGACGCACCCTGCGATTGCCCGGAATACAACGAAGGCTATTACGCGACCTTCTTCACGGATCCCGACGGACTGAAATTCGAGTTCGTGATCAATCCGAATCACCTTATCAAAAAAGCCGCTCGCGATTCCGCTGCCGGATGA
- a CDS encoding MotA/TolQ/ExbB proton channel family protein, giving the protein MTQPYLPPEAPAVLPESAEVVARRRFWKRAIWISVALTVIPPLVGIGMSATSMALAFSELGESDGGDASELSRHIGGSLIATAIGLTVSIVGLVALIASVICFRSAKQAPAR; this is encoded by the coding sequence ATGACTCAGCCTTACCTCCCGCCGGAAGCTCCCGCCGTTCTACCCGAATCTGCGGAGGTTGTGGCCCGTCGCCGTTTTTGGAAGCGAGCGATTTGGATCTCGGTCGCCCTCACCGTCATTCCTCCTCTGGTCGGCATTGGCATGTCGGCCACGAGCATGGCCCTCGCATTCTCGGAGCTCGGAGAAAGTGATGGCGGCGATGCTTCCGAACTGTCACGTCACATCGGTGGCTCGCTTATCGCGACAGCCATCGGGCTGACCGTCAGCATCGTCGGGCTCGTGGCCCTCATCGCGTCGGTCATCTGCTTTCGCTCGGCAAAGCAGGCCCCGGCCCGGTGA
- a CDS encoding peptidoglycan D,D-transpeptidase FtsI family protein — protein MSRFISHLLFGALAATASPAQELAAVAETGLPGGSATDASIFTRRDARAITLSIPAPRGMILDRNGQPFAQNRVAWQLGIQYQQFEKADRDFVVAWGRARIDKAKLLVPGVSEPTDDELWNHYRERRWLPLLISTHLDKALKEKIESGLGSGLILHPVYQRYYPHGSLAAHIVGYTGSVGKLPTGPINFNEPLWEESEGRAGLEYLFNKELSGQAGMKKLLYDEHGRKFPEEQPKRPRPGGSVITTLNLDWQKHAEDVLRKHARRGAFVLIDVNTGEVLVMASRPSFDLNEWIPGISAKRMKELEEDPATPLYGRAFQSAYPPGSCFKPIVALAALDSGEVTRNTLIDCPGALTIGNHTFHNHNKKGAGSINVVQALASSNNIWFGKVGMRLGANNFLNTARRFGFGDKTGLPLIGENAGNVPTNEWMLAVEKRRFKDGDAFNMSIGQGPLLVTPLQVAQSMAGIANGGVLPQLHLVNQVQDPFGRVIEQAVPKRRNWLGIDEKAIEATREGMRAVVDGGTGRAAGLSFTELCGKTGTAQWKIANKTNLAWFAGFMPYDQPRFAFAAVYEGRPGENPSGGKNAAPIVKAFFEPLKEEIKEIIAPAPKALEVIDESVIAPKAGAVTEEEAAAGEGIINEIPDGEVLDPAAQSSGNEADVPPVPKALEVDPSELEFPDEVED, from the coding sequence GTGAGTCGCTTCATTTCCCACCTACTTTTCGGTGCCCTTGCGGCGACCGCCTCGCCGGCGCAGGAACTTGCCGCGGTCGCAGAGACCGGTCTGCCCGGCGGCTCGGCCACGGATGCCTCGATCTTCACGCGGCGGGACGCGCGGGCGATTACTCTGTCGATCCCCGCACCGCGCGGGATGATCCTTGACCGGAATGGCCAGCCATTTGCCCAGAACCGCGTGGCGTGGCAGCTTGGCATTCAGTACCAGCAGTTTGAGAAGGCCGACCGGGACTTCGTGGTCGCATGGGGCAGGGCACGGATCGACAAGGCGAAGCTGCTCGTGCCCGGGGTGAGCGAGCCGACCGATGACGAGCTGTGGAACCACTACCGCGAGCGTCGCTGGCTGCCGCTGCTCATTTCCACACACCTCGACAAGGCGCTGAAGGAGAAGATCGAGTCCGGTCTCGGCTCCGGCTTGATCCTTCATCCGGTCTATCAGCGCTACTACCCGCACGGCTCGCTGGCCGCGCACATCGTGGGTTATACCGGCAGCGTCGGAAAATTGCCGACCGGCCCGATCAATTTCAACGAGCCGCTCTGGGAGGAATCCGAGGGCCGCGCCGGTCTGGAGTATCTCTTCAACAAGGAGCTGAGCGGGCAGGCGGGGATGAAGAAGCTGCTCTACGACGAGCACGGCCGGAAATTCCCCGAGGAGCAGCCGAAGCGCCCGCGCCCGGGTGGCAGTGTCATCACCACGCTGAATCTCGACTGGCAGAAGCATGCCGAGGATGTGCTGCGCAAGCACGCGCGTCGCGGTGCCTTCGTCCTCATCGATGTGAATACCGGCGAGGTGCTGGTGATGGCCTCTCGCCCTTCCTTCGACCTGAACGAGTGGATCCCCGGCATCTCCGCGAAGCGGATGAAGGAACTGGAGGAAGATCCCGCCACGCCGCTCTACGGCCGGGCCTTCCAGTCCGCCTATCCTCCGGGATCGTGCTTCAAGCCCATCGTCGCGCTGGCCGCCCTAGATTCGGGCGAGGTCACCCGGAATACCCTCATCGACTGCCCCGGCGCGCTCACCATCGGCAATCACACCTTCCACAACCACAACAAGAAGGGTGCTGGCTCGATCAACGTTGTCCAAGCCCTCGCGTCCTCGAATAACATCTGGTTCGGCAAGGTGGGCATGCGGCTGGGTGCGAACAATTTCCTGAATACCGCCCGCCGTTTCGGCTTCGGTGACAAGACCGGCCTGCCCCTGATCGGGGAGAACGCGGGCAATGTCCCCACGAACGAGTGGATGCTCGCGGTCGAGAAGCGCCGCTTCAAAGACGGTGACGCCTTTAACATGTCCATCGGCCAGGGACCGCTACTGGTGACGCCATTGCAAGTGGCGCAGTCGATGGCGGGCATCGCGAACGGGGGCGTGCTGCCCCAGCTCCACTTGGTGAATCAGGTGCAGGATCCGTTTGGCCGCGTGATCGAGCAGGCGGTGCCGAAGCGCCGCAACTGGCTCGGTATCGACGAGAAGGCGATCGAGGCAACCCGTGAAGGCATGCGTGCGGTGGTCGATGGCGGCACCGGTCGCGCTGCCGGGCTGAGCTTCACCGAGCTCTGCGGCAAAACCGGCACGGCCCAGTGGAAGATTGCGAACAAGACGAACCTCGCATGGTTCGCCGGCTTCATGCCTTACGACCAGCCCCGCTTCGCCTTCGCCGCGGTCTATGAAGGCCGCCCGGGCGAAAATCCCAGCGGTGGCAAGAACGCCGCGCCGATCGTGAAGGCTTTCTTCGAGCCGCTTAAGGAAGAGATCAAGGAGATCATCGCCCCGGCACCAAAGGCACTGGAAGTGATCGACGAATCCGTCATCGCCCCAAAGGCAGGCGCGGTCACCGAGGAAGAAGCCGCGGCAGGCGAGGGGATCATCAACGAGATTCCCGATGGCGAAGTTCTCGACCCGGCGGCGCAGTCGAGCGGCAACGAAGCCGACGTGCCCCCGGTTCCGAAGGCGCTGGAAGTCGATCCCTCCGAACTCGAGTTTCCGGACGAAGTAGAGGACTGA
- a CDS encoding YdcF family protein has translation MKSTRFRRFARGVGFLTLAVVLWLCAVAFRIVSFGDDDRARPSDCAIVLGAAAYGSKPSPVFAERINHAVALYQSGKVKRLLFTGGSVIDADQSESAVARVHAMAAGVPPEAILTESKSRTTEQNLQQAKNVMKKHGLKTAVIVSDPLHLKRAASMASDLGIDAVTSPTPTTRYRTWKVKAGFLIREVFYLHGYWFTGK, from the coding sequence GTGAAAAGCACGCGCTTCCGCAGGTTCGCCCGCGGCGTCGGATTCCTGACGCTGGCGGTCGTGCTGTGGCTCTGCGCGGTGGCGTTCAGGATCGTTTCCTTTGGCGATGACGACCGGGCGCGTCCTTCGGATTGCGCGATCGTGCTCGGTGCCGCGGCCTATGGCAGCAAGCCCTCGCCGGTCTTCGCGGAGCGCATCAATCACGCGGTGGCGCTCTACCAATCGGGCAAGGTGAAGCGCCTGCTCTTCACCGGTGGCAGCGTCATCGATGCGGACCAGTCGGAGAGCGCGGTGGCGCGTGTCCACGCCATGGCGGCGGGCGTCCCGCCGGAGGCGATCCTCACGGAAAGCAAGTCGCGTACGACGGAGCAGAATCTCCAGCAGGCGAAGAACGTGATGAAAAAGCACGGTCTGAAAACCGCGGTCATCGTCAGCGATCCGCTGCACCTCAAGCGTGCCGCATCGATGGCCTCGGACCTCGGCATCGATGCGGTCACTTCACCGACTCCCACCACGCGCTATCGCACGTGGAAGGTGAAGGCGGGCTTCCTCATCCGCGAGGTCTTCTATCTCCACGGCTACTGGTTCACGGGCAAGTAG
- a CDS encoding M48 family metallopeptidase: MEWNTLALLILLALFALWKLDFIATLLNLKALSPEVPAEFADVFDAERYAKSQAYTRESARFEIIHSTFSLGLLLVFWILGGFGWLDGVARGLVTGEIPAGLVFLGLLFLGHTLVHLPFSIYDTFVIEEKFGFNKTTPKTFIIDQIKGLLLAGLIGLPMAAGILWIFGHVANAWLWAWGFFVAFQLFLTWLAPTLILPLFNKFTPMEDGPLLQAIHAMAKKCGFPLAEISVMDGSKRSTKANAFFTGFGKTKKIALYDTLIEEQTQDELVAVLAHEIGHFKLRHIVQRLVVSVVQAAALFFLLGLVIDGGKFSRELFDAFGVKTISAHVGLVLFGLLFSPVSRLLGIAAAAWSRKHEFEADAYAAKATGKPESLVTALKKLSAKNLSNLTPHPFRVFLDYSHPPTLKRIDALRSL, from the coding sequence ATGGAATGGAACACCCTTGCCCTCCTCATCCTCTTGGCGCTCTTCGCGCTGTGGAAGCTGGATTTCATCGCCACCCTGCTGAATCTGAAAGCCCTCTCGCCTGAGGTCCCGGCGGAATTCGCGGATGTCTTCGACGCCGAGCGCTATGCGAAGTCGCAGGCCTATACCCGCGAGTCCGCGCGCTTTGAGATCATCCACTCGACCTTTTCCCTCGGCCTTCTGCTGGTCTTCTGGATCCTCGGCGGCTTCGGCTGGCTGGATGGCGTCGCACGCGGTCTCGTGACCGGGGAGATTCCCGCCGGGCTGGTTTTCCTCGGCCTGCTTTTCCTCGGCCACACGCTGGTGCACCTCCCCTTCTCGATCTACGACACCTTCGTCATCGAGGAGAAATTCGGCTTCAACAAGACGACGCCAAAGACCTTCATCATCGACCAGATCAAGGGCCTGCTGCTTGCCGGACTCATCGGCCTGCCGATGGCCGCGGGCATCCTGTGGATCTTCGGCCACGTCGCGAATGCCTGGCTGTGGGCGTGGGGATTCTTCGTCGCCTTCCAGCTCTTCCTCACCTGGCTGGCGCCCACGCTGATCCTGCCGCTCTTCAACAAGTTCACGCCGATGGAAGACGGCCCGCTGCTCCAGGCCATCCACGCGATGGCGAAGAAGTGCGGTTTCCCGCTCGCGGAAATCTCGGTGATGGATGGATCGAAGCGTTCGACCAAGGCGAACGCCTTCTTCACCGGCTTCGGCAAGACGAAGAAGATTGCACTCTACGACACCCTGATCGAGGAGCAGACGCAGGACGAACTCGTCGCCGTACTCGCGCACGAGATCGGTCACTTCAAGCTGAGGCACATCGTCCAGCGCCTCGTGGTTTCGGTCGTGCAGGCGGCCGCACTTTTCTTCCTGCTCGGTCTCGTCATCGACGGCGGGAAATTCTCCCGCGAACTCTTCGATGCCTTCGGCGTGAAGACGATCTCGGCGCACGTCGGGCTGGTGTTATTCGGCCTGCTCTTCTCTCCCGTCAGCCGCCTGCTGGGCATCGCCGCCGCGGCATGGTCGCGGAAGCATGAATTCGAGGCCGACGCCTACGCTGCCAAAGCCACCGGCAAGCCCGAGTCACTCGTCACCGCCCTGAAGAAGCTCTCCGCGAAGAACCTCTCGAACCTCACGCCGCATCCCTTCCGAGTCTTCCTCGATTACTCGCACCCACCGACCTTGAAGCGCATCGACGCGCTGCGGTCGCTCTGA